One window from the genome of Pyxidicoccus xibeiensis encodes:
- a CDS encoding serine/threonine-protein kinase, translated as MALQPGDRFGRYELVSWLGRGGMAETWRARLMGDAGVTKPVLIKKVLPEFAGDEAFISMFISEARISATLSHGNVAQVFDFGRVEGDYFLAMEYVDGHPLHRIMKRAARSGLVPLPIPLATFIALEMCRGLHYAHTRTDDKGAPLAIVHRDISPDNVLVSYEGQVKIVDFGIAKARSLRTFDTEPGVVKGKYLFFSPEQARGKNVDARTDVWATGLVLYELLCGQRPLSGPPHTVMMRMASGDFPAPRELRKDLPAELNDIVMRALAVDLAGRFESSDAFGDALAGFHYSLTPRFSSMNLAHLLRELFRQELSQEGRELPVPPAFQEELVRWRNTAIKPAPPMAREEHVATPTPRPARRTAVGRSPPPPTEPETRPAPAVAASSSHKPLVMGAAAALAMSTVVGLLAFKQPSTEKYDPSPMRPVKTGLELAPEFPAAQTSREPSPGETPRVSAAPKQEVSATSPPGPLRLDAQRHVILLSPDFIAFSGLSPTTTYTINELSHEETPEPRFIKEPGSSTRPRIFFLLSGHAVSPAGTLGEVSQEGLDFRGAPAISFFTLGPPSPPDTAIRNIQLLSAKVGSERLFAFRPPSRIASVENAALLKGLSPSTVYALTLAPLGEGAFLRGQSRGPGRQVACIQWSTPESSGANVSGWPMVFLLEQGAPVLVKGIDALKCGFVDDDPSDNRGSMLLEVHAHVRSVQPQPRLEGSDARLALAHQSQRESPSQTGADGNLHRALVHLKQRQYPAAIAEAHACLKLEPTHADCLVYLGAAYARHGNSEESARYYRRFSTLHPNHPKAATVRSFLESYDN; from the coding sequence ATGGCCTTGCAACCCGGAGACAGGTTCGGCCGATACGAGCTGGTGTCCTGGCTCGGTCGGGGGGGAATGGCGGAGACGTGGCGCGCCCGGCTGATGGGCGACGCTGGCGTCACCAAGCCCGTCCTCATCAAGAAGGTCCTCCCCGAGTTCGCCGGGGATGAGGCCTTCATTTCCATGTTCATCAGCGAGGCCCGCATCTCCGCCACGCTGTCGCATGGCAACGTGGCCCAGGTCTTCGACTTCGGCCGCGTGGAGGGCGACTACTTCCTGGCCATGGAGTACGTGGACGGCCATCCCCTGCACCGCATCATGAAGCGCGCGGCGCGCTCCGGCCTGGTGCCCCTGCCCATTCCGCTGGCCACCTTCATCGCCCTGGAGATGTGCCGGGGGCTGCACTACGCCCACACGCGCACCGACGACAAGGGCGCCCCGCTGGCCATCGTCCACCGCGACATCTCGCCGGACAACGTCCTGGTCAGCTACGAGGGACAGGTCAAGATTGTCGACTTCGGCATCGCCAAGGCGCGCTCGCTGCGCACCTTCGACACCGAGCCAGGGGTGGTGAAGGGCAAGTACCTGTTCTTCTCCCCGGAGCAGGCGCGGGGCAAGAACGTGGACGCGCGCACCGACGTCTGGGCCACCGGCCTGGTGCTGTATGAGCTGCTCTGTGGTCAGCGGCCCCTGTCCGGCCCGCCGCACACGGTGATGATGCGGATGGCGAGCGGCGACTTCCCGGCCCCGCGAGAGCTGCGCAAGGACCTGCCCGCCGAGTTGAATGACATCGTCATGCGCGCGCTGGCGGTGGACCTCGCCGGGCGCTTCGAGTCCAGTGACGCCTTCGGCGATGCGCTGGCGGGGTTCCACTACAGCCTCACGCCCCGCTTCTCCTCCATGAACCTGGCGCACCTGCTCCGCGAGCTGTTCCGGCAGGAGCTGTCCCAGGAAGGCCGGGAGCTTCCGGTGCCACCCGCGTTCCAGGAGGAGCTGGTGCGCTGGCGCAACACCGCCATCAAGCCTGCTCCGCCGATGGCGCGGGAGGAGCACGTTGCCACGCCCACGCCACGGCCCGCGCGGCGAACGGCGGTCGGTCGCTCCCCGCCGCCGCCGACAGAACCCGAGACGAGGCCAGCGCCTGCGGTCGCAGCTTCCTCTTCTCACAAGCCCCTTGTCATGGGAGCCGCTGCAGCGCTGGCGATGAGCACCGTCGTAGGCCTGCTGGCCTTCAAGCAGCCCTCCACCGAGAAATACGACCCATCGCCGATGCGCCCGGTCAAGACGGGGCTGGAGCTGGCTCCCGAATTCCCAGCAGCCCAGACGTCCAGGGAGCCCTCCCCGGGTGAGACACCGCGCGTGAGCGCGGCCCCGAAGCAGGAGGTATCCGCGACATCGCCCCCCGGTCCGCTTCGGCTCGACGCTCAGCGGCATGTCATCCTGCTGTCGCCAGACTTCATCGCCTTCTCGGGCCTGTCACCGACCACGACCTACACCATCAACGAGCTCTCCCACGAGGAGACACCGGAGCCCCGGTTCATCAAGGAGCCCGGTTCCTCGACGAGGCCACGGATTTTCTTCCTGCTCTCGGGTCACGCGGTGTCTCCCGCTGGGACCCTCGGAGAGGTCTCTCAGGAAGGCCTGGACTTCCGAGGCGCGCCAGCCATCTCCTTCTTCACGCTAGGCCCACCTTCTCCACCCGATACCGCCATACGGAACATCCAGCTCCTCAGCGCGAAGGTGGGCTCGGAAAGGCTGTTCGCCTTCCGCCCGCCGTCGAGGATTGCCTCCGTCGAGAACGCGGCCCTGCTGAAGGGGCTGAGTCCTTCCACGGTCTACGCCCTGACGCTGGCCCCCCTCGGCGAGGGGGCCTTCCTCCGTGGACAGTCGCGCGGCCCAGGGCGTCAGGTTGCCTGTATCCAATGGAGCACTCCTGAATCCTCGGGAGCCAATGTCTCGGGCTGGCCGATGGTCTTCCTTCTGGAACAGGGAGCGCCGGTGCTCGTGAAGGGAATCGACGCGCTGAAGTGCGGCTTCGTCGATGATGACCCCTCGGACAACCGGGGCTCGATGCTTCTGGAGGTCCATGCGCATGTGCGCTCGGTGCAGCCCCAACCCCGCCTGGAAGGCTCTGATGCCAGGCTCGCGCTGGCCCACCAGTCCCAACGGGAGTCACCCAGCCAGACGGGCGCCGATGGCAATCTGCACAGGGCGCTTGTACACCTCAAGCAGCGCCAATACCCGGCAGCCATCGCCGAGGCTCACGCGTGCCTCAAACTCGAGCCAACCCATGCCGACTGCCTCGTCTACCTGGGCGCGGCATATGCCAGGCACGGAAACAGCGAAGAGTCCGCGAGGTACTACCGGCGATTCAGCACACTCCACCCGAATCACCCGAAGGCCGCCACCGTACGCTCGTTCCTGGAAAGCTACGACAACTAG
- a CDS encoding phospholipid scramblase family protein — translation MPADSTALVPLLHQQALRVRQVKEWGEILTGFEGRNRYQVVGDSGETLFYAGEVGSGFGLFLLRGFFKAKRPFTMELKSPGGATVLRLRRPWRFWLSRLDVEDGDGRPLGSVRQRFRFFTRGYDVVGPNGEELAHLRGPLFRPWTFVVEEGGREVGTIAKRWSGFGKELFTDADNFGVRFDGPTRDARLRPLVVAATFLIDFVHFEDKRGDGDKE, via the coding sequence ATGCCCGCTGACTCCACCGCCCTTGTCCCCTTGCTCCACCAGCAGGCGCTGCGCGTGCGCCAGGTGAAGGAGTGGGGCGAAATCCTCACCGGCTTCGAGGGGCGCAATCGCTACCAGGTGGTGGGCGACTCCGGGGAGACGCTCTTCTACGCAGGCGAGGTGGGCAGCGGGTTCGGCCTCTTCCTGCTGCGAGGCTTCTTCAAGGCGAAGCGGCCCTTCACCATGGAGCTCAAGTCACCTGGCGGTGCCACGGTGCTGCGGCTGCGGCGGCCCTGGCGCTTCTGGCTGTCTCGGCTGGACGTGGAGGACGGCGATGGCCGGCCCCTGGGCAGCGTGCGGCAGCGCTTCCGCTTCTTCACCCGTGGCTATGACGTCGTCGGCCCCAACGGCGAGGAGCTGGCGCACCTGCGCGGGCCCCTGTTCCGCCCGTGGACCTTCGTGGTGGAGGAGGGCGGCCGCGAGGTGGGAACCATCGCCAAGCGGTGGAGCGGCTTCGGCAAGGAGCTGTTCACGGACGCGGACAACTTCGGCGTCCGGTTCGACGGCCCCACCCGGGATGCGCGCCTGCGCCCGCTGGTGGTGGCCGCCACCTTCCTCATCGACTTCGTCCACTTCGAGGACAAGCGCGGGGACGGGGACAAGGAGTAG
- a CDS encoding glucosyltransferase domain-containing protein, which produces MPATAALLFLLPWVIYGSAILRRYGLRDDYAILREAREEPGKILRVCAAMGRPLYGWLLEVSTREAGTITGLSGLRMLSVTGLGLLAAAVFLLLRREGWRTAPAALVAALLTVMPPAQVIASWSICWPQAVALLLGVGAFALARRGLAMPPEAAWRGRAWCLAGAVALCASTLIYQVSGLVFAVLLAAALVMREDADLRATARWMARHLLVMGGGLALALVLTRLSFLLGLFTPSPRMVLEKHLLDKTAWFVTQVLPNALALPVLNDTDSGPPGGYWLMVGLTLTVVALGTAFQGRRAGRAGVAEWLLALVVLSAAAYCASFLAKERWPTYRTLYALTGVWSVFFAASLLHLGRGWPTHGPRVATALLGGFVAVSALLAHQQSLELFALPQGRELALMEQGARQVEPGQRPRVYVITVLQRDTSAPRRYLDEFGSVSVDTDWVARELFHALLMERFPAERDISGLYRFAAGAIPPASGTYDILIDLRQRQRDSTLAALEQRPIQPTYLADDADLRGPPLPALTQLCLQPGFVLLLGLVPLGLLCLGVMTRARRSVRAGLMALTILLSLGLARLVMMGLMEPIFAEAGPVVRE; this is translated from the coding sequence GTGCCGGCCACGGCCGCCCTGCTCTTCCTGCTTCCCTGGGTCATCTACGGAAGCGCCATCCTCCGGCGCTACGGCCTGCGCGACGACTACGCCATCCTGCGCGAGGCGCGCGAGGAGCCCGGGAAGATTCTCCGGGTCTGCGCCGCCATGGGCCGCCCGCTGTACGGCTGGCTGCTGGAAGTGTCCACGCGCGAGGCGGGCACCATCACCGGGCTGAGCGGCCTGCGGATGCTGAGCGTCACGGGCCTGGGCCTGCTGGCCGCCGCCGTCTTCCTCCTGCTGCGCCGGGAGGGCTGGCGCACCGCCCCCGCGGCCCTGGTGGCGGCGCTCCTCACCGTCATGCCGCCCGCGCAGGTCATCGCCAGTTGGAGCATCTGCTGGCCGCAGGCGGTGGCCCTGCTGCTGGGCGTGGGCGCATTCGCCCTGGCGCGCAGGGGGCTCGCCATGCCCCCCGAAGCCGCATGGCGGGGACGGGCCTGGTGCCTCGCGGGCGCGGTGGCGCTGTGCGCGTCGACGCTCATCTACCAGGTCAGCGGCCTCGTCTTCGCCGTGCTGCTCGCGGCGGCGCTGGTGATGAGAGAGGACGCGGACCTGCGCGCCACCGCGCGGTGGATGGCGAGGCACCTGCTCGTCATGGGCGGCGGGCTGGCCCTGGCGCTGGTGCTCACCCGGCTGTCCTTCCTGCTGGGCCTCTTCACGCCGTCACCGCGCATGGTCCTGGAGAAGCACCTGCTGGACAAGACGGCCTGGTTCGTCACCCAGGTGCTGCCCAACGCGCTGGCCCTCCCGGTCCTCAACGACACGGACTCCGGGCCTCCGGGTGGGTACTGGCTCATGGTGGGCCTGACGCTGACCGTGGTGGCGCTGGGGACCGCCTTCCAGGGACGGCGTGCCGGCCGCGCCGGCGTGGCGGAGTGGCTCCTCGCCCTGGTGGTGCTCTCGGCCGCTGCGTACTGCGCCAGCTTCCTCGCGAAGGAGCGCTGGCCCACCTACCGCACGCTCTATGCACTCACCGGGGTGTGGAGCGTCTTCTTCGCCGCGTCGCTCCTGCACCTGGGCCGCGGCTGGCCCACGCATGGCCCACGTGTCGCCACCGCGCTGCTGGGTGGCTTCGTGGCGGTGAGCGCCCTGCTGGCGCACCAGCAGTCCCTGGAGCTGTTCGCCCTTCCCCAGGGCCGCGAGCTGGCGCTGATGGAGCAGGGAGCGCGCCAGGTGGAGCCCGGCCAGCGGCCCCGCGTCTACGTCATCACCGTCCTGCAGCGGGACACGTCCGCGCCCCGCCGCTACCTGGATGAGTTCGGCTCCGTGTCCGTGGACACCGACTGGGTGGCCCGGGAGCTGTTCCATGCGCTCCTGATGGAGCGCTTCCCGGCGGAGCGCGACATCAGCGGGCTCTACCGCTTCGCCGCAGGCGCCATCCCTCCCGCGTCGGGCACCTACGATATCCTCATCGACCTGCGGCAGCGGCAGCGCGACTCCACCCTGGCCGCCTTGGAGCAGCGCCCAATCCAACCGACGTACCTGGCGGACGACGCCGACCTCCGCGGACCGCCGCTTCCCGCCCTCACCCAGCTCTGCCTCCAGCCCGGGTTCGTCCTGCTCCTGGGCCTCGTGCCCCTGGGGCTGCTCTGCCTCGGGGTCATGACCCGGGCCCGACGGAGCGTCCGGGCAGGGCTCATGGCGCTCACCATCCTGCTGAGCCTCGGCCTGGCCCGACTCGTGATGATGGGACTCATGGAGCCCATCTTCGCGGAGGCGGGCCCCGTCGTCAGGGAGTAG
- a CDS encoding SGNH/GDSL hydrolase family protein, producing MPAAAWVSVPASDSRLQYTGRRYTSDAGVVFSHPGVTIRARFQGDAVRMRLNDFGLGGDVGTNYFDVRIDGGPPTQLAVHSGQTTYPLATGLAEGLHTVEIVKRTESSVGHSELVALEVHGELRDPPPRPSLRMEFVGDSITCGYGTDVSLIPESPSWRAPTFQSKHENPTRSYGWLTARHLGAEFVAVCHSGHGLYRNLDMTTSQLLPALYELSVPGHPVAWDFSRYSPDVIVINVGTNDVLAGSGTSEFLPDETAFKTAYRKFLARLRELHPRAHLVCTLGSMTDGFKQHEQGGTADAVHVGEWVTQLVEERNREGDARVYRHLMAVQNPGAEGVGEDWHPSAATHQKMAEALSRFLQDTVLR from the coding sequence GTGCCCGCCGCCGCGTGGGTGAGCGTGCCGGCCTCCGACTCGCGCCTGCAGTATACCGGCCGGAGGTACACCTCGGACGCGGGGGTGGTCTTCTCCCACCCGGGCGTGACGATTCGCGCGCGGTTCCAGGGCGACGCGGTGCGGATGCGGCTCAACGACTTCGGCCTCGGCGGTGACGTCGGGACGAACTACTTCGACGTGCGCATCGACGGAGGGCCACCGACGCAGCTCGCCGTGCATAGCGGCCAGACCACCTACCCGCTCGCCACCGGACTGGCGGAGGGACTGCACACGGTGGAAATCGTCAAGCGCACGGAGTCCTCCGTAGGTCATAGCGAGCTCGTGGCGCTGGAGGTCCATGGCGAGCTCCGGGACCCGCCTCCCCGCCCCAGCCTGAGGATGGAGTTCGTCGGCGACTCCATCACCTGTGGCTACGGCACCGACGTCTCGCTCATCCCAGAGTCGCCGTCCTGGCGGGCGCCGACCTTCCAGTCGAAGCACGAGAACCCCACGCGGAGCTATGGCTGGCTCACGGCCAGACACCTGGGCGCGGAGTTCGTGGCCGTCTGTCATTCGGGCCATGGGCTGTACCGCAACCTGGACATGACGACGTCGCAGCTGCTGCCCGCGCTCTACGAGCTCTCGGTACCGGGACACCCCGTTGCATGGGACTTCTCGCGGTACTCACCCGACGTGATTGTCATCAACGTCGGCACCAACGACGTCCTCGCGGGGAGCGGCACCTCCGAGTTCCTTCCCGACGAGACGGCTTTCAAGACGGCCTACCGGAAGTTCCTCGCGCGGCTTCGCGAGCTGCACCCCCGGGCCCATCTCGTCTGCACGCTCGGCAGCATGACGGACGGCTTCAAGCAGCACGAGCAGGGTGGCACGGCAGACGCGGTGCATGTCGGCGAATGGGTCACCCAGCTCGTGGAGGAGCGCAACCGCGAGGGGGATGCCCGGGTCTACCGCCACCTGATGGCCGTGCAGAATCCCGGAGCCGAGGGCGTCGGCGAGGACTGGCACCCGTCGGCGGCCACGCACCAGAAGATGGCGGAGGCGTTGAGCCGGTTCCTCCAGGACACCGTGCTCCGCTGA
- a CDS encoding HTTM domain-containing protein → MRARSSMKAAVREFWLQPAAPDALALLRIVVATIALVQLTQLWPHLLELYGNSGFVQWVVLEASTKSWVPSVAKLALVLHEYGVRASTTVYLVFGVYGLAVVGLLVGWRTRLCALVAWLTHALTSNSGYLSLYGVDTMLHILFVYLWAFPSNGRWSLDARAGRVAPTPMLWRIGMRTLQLHLCLIYLNTGLGKVVGEQWWNGEAIWRAVMQPQFSAFDFSWLAQAPWLPLVAGWGVLLVELGYAVAIWFRPLRQPWLLATAALHLGIAACMKLWLFSLTMIVFNAAAFAWREGRIAEEETAPEPGPGTLAPDAVGT, encoded by the coding sequence ATGAGGGCGCGCTCCTCCATGAAGGCGGCGGTGCGCGAGTTCTGGCTCCAGCCCGCGGCCCCGGATGCGCTGGCCCTCCTGCGCATCGTCGTCGCCACCATCGCGCTCGTCCAGTTGACGCAGCTCTGGCCGCACCTGCTCGAGCTGTACGGGAACTCCGGCTTCGTGCAGTGGGTGGTGCTGGAGGCGAGCACGAAGAGCTGGGTGCCCAGCGTGGCGAAGCTCGCGCTCGTGCTCCATGAGTACGGCGTGCGCGCCTCCACCACGGTGTACCTCGTGTTCGGCGTGTATGGCCTCGCCGTGGTGGGGCTGCTCGTGGGCTGGCGCACGCGCCTGTGCGCGCTGGTGGCCTGGCTCACCCATGCGCTCACCAGCAACAGCGGCTACCTGTCCCTGTACGGCGTGGACACGATGCTGCACATCCTCTTCGTGTACCTCTGGGCCTTCCCGAGCAACGGGCGCTGGTCGCTGGACGCGAGGGCGGGCCGCGTGGCGCCGACGCCCATGCTGTGGCGCATCGGGATGCGGACGCTGCAGCTGCACCTGTGCCTCATCTACCTCAACACCGGGCTCGGGAAGGTCGTGGGCGAGCAGTGGTGGAACGGCGAGGCCATCTGGCGGGCGGTGATGCAGCCGCAGTTCTCCGCCTTCGACTTCAGCTGGCTGGCGCAGGCGCCGTGGCTTCCGCTGGTGGCGGGCTGGGGCGTGCTCCTGGTGGAGCTCGGCTATGCGGTGGCCATCTGGTTCCGCCCGCTGCGGCAGCCCTGGCTGCTGGCGACGGCGGCGCTGCACCTGGGCATCGCCGCGTGCATGAAGCTGTGGCTCTTCTCGCTCACGATGATTGTCTTCAACGCCGCGGCCTTCGCCTGGCGCGAGGGGCGCATCGCCGAGGAGGAGACCGCGCCGGAGCCCGGCCCCGGGACGCTCGCCCCGGACGCGGTCGGGACGTAG
- a CDS encoding hydrolase yields MNSPRNPKTGLDAMLTPDNCALILIDHQPFQFAGLRSHDSQSVINNVVALARGAKLFNVPTLLTTVLEERGGYLLPQLQAVFPEQKPINRTFINTWEDARVVEWVKKTGKKKIVMAALWTEICLAFPVIHALGEGYEVYIVTDASGGVSVEAHEVAIQRMVQAGAVPLTTGVFTAELQRDWAREATVPGLAKLLIDHMGNVGTAFTWEQQLLNTPAPSQQR; encoded by the coding sequence ATGAACTCACCTCGCAACCCGAAGACCGGCCTCGACGCGATGCTCACCCCCGACAACTGCGCGCTCATCCTCATCGACCACCAGCCGTTCCAGTTCGCCGGCCTGCGCAGCCATGACTCGCAGAGCGTCATCAACAACGTGGTGGCGCTGGCGCGGGGCGCGAAGCTGTTCAACGTGCCCACGCTGCTGACCACGGTGCTCGAGGAGCGCGGCGGCTACCTCCTCCCGCAGCTGCAGGCGGTCTTCCCCGAGCAGAAGCCCATCAACCGTACCTTCATCAACACCTGGGAGGACGCCCGGGTGGTGGAGTGGGTGAAGAAGACCGGCAAGAAGAAGATCGTCATGGCCGCGCTGTGGACGGAGATCTGCCTGGCGTTCCCCGTCATCCACGCGCTCGGCGAGGGCTACGAGGTCTACATCGTCACCGACGCCTCGGGCGGCGTCTCCGTGGAGGCGCACGAGGTGGCCATCCAGCGGATGGTGCAGGCGGGTGCCGTGCCGCTCACCACCGGGGTCTTCACCGCGGAGCTCCAGCGGGACTGGGCGCGTGAGGCCACCGTGCCGGGCCTGGCGAAGCTGCTCATCGACCACATGGGCAACGTGGGCACCGCCTTCACGTGGGAGCAGCAGCTGCTCAACACCCCGGCGCCGTCCCAGCAGCGCTGA
- a CDS encoding sensor histidine kinase, which yields MYPVPENEQERLRVLRSFARLGHGPEQEFEAAAALAAQLCNMPIGIVSVMEEDREWFKGRVGVNLLSVERADSFCTYVLAEDAEVIIPDALLDERFAHNRFVVHPPFVRSYAGFPLRSREGAVVGTLCVLDHAPRTLSPGQREALRALARQVSAQMELKRSAAELARRELVRADSEQVQEELIRLLVAQSSDGFIVADEHGVLRLFNPEAERQHGVSRDALFHTRWPEVLGFTTASGDPMPSGDAPLARALAGEQVRDSEWAVRRRDGSIRLLNGTATPLHHPDGRLAGAVLITRDITEQRRTEQALQEAVRMREEFLSIASHELRTPLATLSLQATSLLRAFQAPPELRVPEARMLKRAESLKRQVARLEALVSGLLDVSRLTSGKLELQPEEVDLRQLAEDLVERFSETAEGPARLRLDAPLPVVGHWDRLRLEQVLTNLVTNALRYGRDRPVEVRVEGTPAVARLQVRDEGIGIAEEAQERIFGRFERAASGRNYGGLGLGLWLTRQLVEAMQGSVSVRSRPGEGSTFTVELPRH from the coding sequence ATGTACCCGGTCCCCGAGAATGAGCAGGAGCGGCTGCGCGTGCTGCGCAGCTTCGCGAGGCTCGGCCACGGACCGGAGCAGGAGTTCGAGGCCGCCGCCGCGCTCGCCGCGCAGCTGTGCAACATGCCCATCGGCATCGTCTCGGTGATGGAGGAGGACCGCGAGTGGTTCAAGGGGCGCGTGGGCGTGAACCTGCTCAGCGTGGAGCGGGCCGACTCCTTCTGCACCTACGTGCTGGCGGAGGACGCGGAGGTCATCATCCCGGACGCCCTCCTGGACGAGCGCTTCGCGCACAACCGCTTCGTGGTGCACCCGCCCTTCGTGCGCTCCTACGCGGGCTTCCCCCTGCGCAGCCGGGAGGGCGCGGTGGTGGGCACGCTGTGCGTGCTGGACCACGCTCCGCGCACGCTCAGCCCGGGCCAGCGCGAGGCGCTGCGCGCGCTCGCGCGCCAGGTGTCCGCCCAGATGGAGCTCAAGCGGAGCGCGGCGGAGCTCGCACGCCGCGAGCTGGTGCGGGCCGACTCGGAGCAGGTGCAGGAGGAGCTCATCCGGCTGCTGGTGGCGCAGAGCAGCGACGGCTTCATCGTGGCGGACGAGCACGGCGTCCTGCGGCTCTTCAACCCGGAGGCCGAGCGCCAGCACGGCGTGTCGCGTGACGCGCTCTTCCACACCCGCTGGCCAGAGGTGCTGGGCTTCACCACGGCCTCGGGTGACCCGATGCCCAGCGGGGACGCGCCGCTGGCCCGTGCGCTCGCCGGCGAGCAGGTGCGCGACAGCGAGTGGGCGGTGCGCCGCCGCGACGGCAGCATCCGCCTGCTCAACGGCACCGCCACCCCGCTGCACCATCCGGATGGCCGCCTCGCCGGCGCGGTGCTCATCACCCGCGACATCACCGAGCAGCGGCGCACGGAGCAGGCGCTGCAGGAAGCCGTGCGGATGCGCGAGGAGTTCCTCTCCATCGCGAGCCACGAGCTGCGCACGCCCCTGGCCACGCTCTCGCTGCAGGCGACCAGCCTGCTGCGCGCCTTCCAGGCCCCGCCGGAGCTGCGGGTGCCTGAGGCGCGGATGCTGAAGAGGGCGGAGAGCCTCAAGCGCCAGGTGGCCCGGCTCGAGGCGCTGGTGAGCGGGCTGCTGGATGTGTCGCGGCTGACGAGCGGGAAGCTGGAGCTGCAGCCCGAGGAGGTGGACCTGCGCCAGCTCGCGGAGGACCTGGTGGAGCGGTTCTCGGAGACGGCGGAGGGGCCAGCGCGCCTGCGGCTGGACGCCCCGCTGCCGGTGGTGGGCCACTGGGACCGGCTGCGCCTGGAGCAGGTGCTGACGAACCTGGTCACCAATGCGCTGCGCTACGGGCGCGACCGCCCCGTGGAGGTGCGCGTGGAGGGCACGCCGGCGGTGGCGCGGCTGCAGGTGCGCGACGAGGGCATCGGCATCGCGGAGGAGGCGCAGGAGCGCATCTTCGGGCGCTTCGAGCGCGCGGCCTCGGGGCGCAACTACGGCGGGCTCGGCCTGGGGCTGTGGCTCACCCGCCAGTTGGTGGAGGCGATGCAGGGCAGTGTGAGCGTGCGGAGCCGCCCGGGCGAGGGCTCCACCTTCACGGTGGAGCTCCCCAGGCACTGA
- a CDS encoding LysR family transcriptional regulator — translation MENLITLECFVRSAQSASFSAAARLLGLTPAAVSQNVARLEARLGVRLFQRSTRKLTLTESGERFLREACGSLDALQTAIANVSRSAGQPAGVLRVSMAGAFGRGYVLPLMKDFLARYPAVVPDWHLDNRPVDLIAEGFDAAIGGGFDLPTGLAARELARAHIIAVAAPSYLARITPPQSPEELRNLEGILLRSPKTGRIHTWTLRNGAGAQMAVELRPRMILNDPEGLAHCALAGLGITLVATLNVLPYLESGALVRLLPDWHADIGPILLYYAGHRQLPAKTRVFVDFVLEEFRRQNLARKLSAI, via the coding sequence ATGGAGAACCTCATCACCCTGGAGTGCTTCGTGCGCAGCGCGCAGTCCGCGAGCTTCTCGGCGGCCGCGCGCCTGCTGGGGCTGACGCCGGCGGCGGTGAGCCAGAACGTCGCGCGGCTGGAGGCCCGGCTGGGCGTGCGCCTGTTCCAGCGCAGCACGCGGAAGCTGACGCTGACGGAGTCGGGGGAGCGCTTCCTGCGCGAGGCCTGCGGCAGCCTCGACGCCCTGCAGACGGCCATCGCCAACGTGTCGAGGTCCGCGGGGCAGCCCGCCGGAGTGCTGCGGGTCAGCATGGCCGGCGCGTTCGGCCGCGGCTACGTCCTGCCGCTGATGAAGGACTTCCTCGCGCGCTACCCCGCCGTCGTACCGGACTGGCACCTCGACAACCGGCCGGTGGACCTCATCGCCGAGGGCTTCGACGCGGCGATTGGAGGCGGCTTCGACCTGCCCACGGGCCTGGCCGCGCGAGAGCTGGCCCGGGCCCACATCATCGCGGTGGCCGCGCCGTCCTATCTGGCGCGCATCACCCCACCCCAGTCGCCCGAGGAGCTGCGCAACCTCGAGGGAATCCTCCTGCGCTCCCCCAAGACGGGGCGCATCCATACCTGGACGCTGCGCAACGGCGCGGGGGCGCAGATGGCCGTGGAGCTGCGGCCACGCATGATTCTCAATGACCCCGAGGGCCTCGCGCACTGCGCGCTGGCGGGACTGGGCATCACCCTGGTCGCGACGCTGAACGTGCTGCCCTACCTGGAGAGCGGCGCACTGGTAAGGCTTCTGCCGGACTGGCACGCCGATATCGGACCGATTCTCCTCTACTACGCCGGGCACCGGCAGCTGCCCGCGAAGACCCGCGTCTTCGTGGACTTCGTGCTCGAGGAGTTCCGTCGCCAGAACCTCGCCCGGAAGCTCTCCGCCATCTGA
- a CDS encoding NADPH-dependent F420 reductase yields MEGPGASQPGAPGARRHLHSLSLRRTQEQAMVVGIIGAGSIGQALAGHMVRAGHEVIVSNSRGPESLAGLVRQLGPRTRAGTRQEAAKADIVVLSVPWEQVPGALADLPPWNGRILIDATNPVLLPGFRLADLGGRTSSEVVASLAPGARVVKAANTLLAAVLAVDPRQAGGRRVLFMSGNDADAMTEAGRLFGQLGFATVDLGPLATGGRLQQFPGGPLATLNLIKLD; encoded by the coding sequence GTGGAAGGTCCGGGGGCCTCCCAGCCGGGGGCCCCCGGGGCACGTCGGCACCTTCATTCTCTCTCTCTTCGTCGTACGCAGGAGCAGGCCATGGTGGTTGGAATCATTGGCGCGGGCAGCATCGGTCAGGCACTGGCGGGCCACATGGTGAGGGCGGGCCATGAGGTCATCGTGAGCAACAGCCGCGGCCCGGAGTCGCTCGCGGGGCTGGTGCGGCAGCTCGGTCCACGCACCCGGGCGGGCACCCGGCAGGAGGCCGCGAAGGCGGACATCGTGGTGCTGTCGGTGCCGTGGGAGCAGGTGCCCGGGGCGCTGGCCGACCTGCCGCCGTGGAACGGGCGCATCCTCATCGACGCCACCAACCCCGTCCTCCTGCCCGGCTTCCGCCTGGCGGACCTGGGCGGGCGCACCTCGAGCGAGGTCGTCGCGTCGCTGGCGCCGGGCGCGAGGGTGGTGAAGGCCGCCAACACGCTGCTCGCCGCGGTGCTCGCGGTGGACCCCCGGCAGGCCGGAGGCCGCAGGGTGCTGTTCATGTCGGGCAATGACGCGGACGCCATGACGGAGGCGGGCCGCCTCTTCGGGCAGCTAGGCTTCGCCACCGTGGACCTCGGCCCGCTGGCGACCGGTGGACGGCTGCAGCAGTTCCCGGGCGGCCCGCTGGCCACGCTCAACCTCATCAAGCTGGACTAG